The Elaeis guineensis isolate ETL-2024a chromosome 5, EG11, whole genome shotgun sequence DNA segment GCGaatcaccaaaaaaaagaaattataacGTTAAGGATGAATTGCTAACAAGAGATGATAATAAGGAAATCAGCAGAGGAAGTTACAATATCTTCATCTTCATTCCTGTCATCCACCAAAGGTAAGTATTGAAGACTAGGATGTCAACTCCCTTCCAATGCTGAGCATGCTTGTTGATTGACCTGGCTCGAACAATTCTATCTGTAACTCTGTGTATGACGGCATCGTCGGAGTTGGATTCAACAAGAAAAGGAGCCCAATAGAACTCAATTGAAGCATTGTAATCCTAGGAGAATCCAATGGCTATTAGTTCATGATGCAATAAATTTAAAGCTATAATATATTACAAAGATGGTTCCAACTTATTACCTTAGCTTTGAAGACTGTAAGTGAATCGAATGTTTCCATGGATTTGGCACTCTCAGGAATGATTCGATGCAGGAGACAGATCATAGATACATACTGTCCACGATTCAAGGAATCCCCAACAAACATCATCCGCTTCCCCCGGAGCATTTCGAGCATTAGAGTGGCATTGAAGCTGCAAATTGTGACAAGCCCGTGTTTGTAATAAGCAATTGGTGGAATAAGCAGCAGTGTGATTGAAAATAAATTGTCAGTACTAAAAATCTAGGCGCGTCTTCATCTTACTTGAGAGTATTACATTGAGCAAGAATGTTAACTACCTGTTATCTTGAAAAATATACTATtaatttgaattttatatttCTCCTTTGCTATTGAAGCAAATGTAAAATGCTAAAATGGAGTAATGAGGTTATCTTCATTGGAATAATGTGCTAGAGTATTTGAGATAGTTAATGCAAGTTAGCCAACAGGCCTATTAGGCCGCTTGGCTAGTCTCATCCTTCTTTTTTCGGGCGGGGTTTTGTTTTCAAACCTTATAACGGTTTCGTGTGCTCAAATCAGACAATTTTATTTCTATAATTGATTAGCAGCCCCCTCCATCACTATTTCAGGATGGGGCGGTATTAATCTTCcaataaaaatatttcttatgtaaCCCCTGTTTTATATAATTACCGAGACACGAATTGTTAATGAACTATCAAGCAtagcccttttttttttggggtaaaaCAAAGCATATAGCCTTCATTTAACAATGATGCAAGAAATTCATGCTAAATCCACCCTAGCTGTTCTCCTCAAAATATtgttcttaaattattttttaaattataaaatatttttgaagcatACATTTCATGCACATGAAAAGTTGCCATGCTCTCAAACCCATAACAACTACACTGGACATGGCAATTCATCATTCCACCACTCCCATAAATCAGACAAACTCCCTTGACTTAACACAAATCCGCTTGCGCCACTTGGCTGAGAAACTTCCATGTTAACCCATGGCATCATGCTATATCAAAAGCTGAAAATGTAAGTGTTGTTTTTACTGTATGAATGAATATTAGTAAAAAAATTCCATGGTAGAGATGAAAGGGTAAAGTAACTGTGTTTTGCTCCAAGGAAAAAGAGCAATGGTATGTATGGCAAAGCCCACCGACAGGAACTCCCACATCTTCTCCATCTTGGCAAAAACTATGCGAGTAATATTCTGCTCAAAAGTTATTCTGTAAATACTTTGATTGATCTATCCCCATCAAGAATCTCTAAATAGGAGGACAGCGACCTCCACGGTTCAAGACATGGATTAATTTTCCCATGAAATTTATTTCATCAAACTCCATGTGAATGTACCGTTTCTCATAATCAAATTTGTCAAACTTCCACCGGTTGGGACCAGCTACTTTCCCACATGGGAACCGGGGAGACGGTGGGGATTATTGGTTACAGCTATGGCTGTCGGGACTCAATCAAAGCTGAGAAAGTTAGCTATATGCCAATATGAAACAACGACCAATTTATGTGAGTCTTTATGCAGTCATCCCTCTCATATTTGGTCCCATAAAATCTGCTCCTAACCAACTTCCCAAATCTCAATGGAAATTATATAGAAAACACATTCAGCAACTGTTCCAATTTCAAAGAAGTGAAAGCAACTTTTCTCGTCATTCGTGAACCCAGCCAATTTGCCATCAAATATTGTTCCTTTTTCCCTTCTTTCGAGCTCATGAACAGCTGCTTCCATGACCCCAAACTAGGTTACAATTGGCTTCCTAACTTTGACACAAATAATTAGGAAAACTTCCCTTCCAACCGCTAATCTCAACTCCCTTCCACCAAGAGCCGTTATTAAAAGACAAACATATCAATATTCATCTTTCCAACAATCATATCTCCCAATCTAATTTACTTGAAACTGTGACATATCAGAAAAAAAAGTTCATAAATTGCTGGCTTCCATGGCGTGCCCCTGCTTTTTCTCAAAACTTTCAGAAGTACTCATAATTTCTCATCTCATGAAATGAATCTATggatatctttaaaaaatatagattaacTGGCTGTTAGAATTCTCGAATTAGGAAGGCATGGTAGAGTTGACACGCACAAACGCACACATAGTAATTAACAATTTCTCTTTGATTACAGAAAAATAATGCTAGAGGGATGCATATATACCTGGGTAGAGAGCAGCCATGGGGCTGCCATCGCCAGTGCTGGTAGCCGGTGTCCGGGCGGCCGTGAGCCAGGCAAGTCAACTGGGGCTGGATGTAAGGGCACTCCTCCTCCCCGTACTGCGGCCTCGTCTCCTCGTCGTACACCCACTCCCCTTCAAAAATGTTACACCCCCTCGGCGTCGTCTCCCCCACCGCAAATGGCACCACCTCATCCTTCTCTAATACAACATCAACTCATCAGCCAATCACCAAAgaaccaaaaaacaaaaaaaaacgcAAGTCCTCTTTCTTCTACCCAACCAAGatttcggttttttttttttttttaccttttggCTTCGGAGTGTCTTGTTGTCGTTGTTGTGGTTCGAAATCCTCTAGCTGTTGGGATTGAAGAAAAGGCTGGCGAAGGATGCAGCTGAAGTCCTCGCCGTAAAGGATGGCCACAAAGATGATGAAGGAGAAGGTGAGGAGATAAGAGGAGACGGGGCACTTTCTatgggaggaggaagaggaggaggaggagaggggctTCATCTGGATTCACTTTTTTTCCGCGATGGCAGACAAAAGAGCCGAGGTGAGCCCTGGGTTAAGAAGGCATTGATGGATACCGGCGATCACCGTCAAGGAGTCATGTACCATCCTGTTAGAAATTTCTAAGATCGGGGTACGTGACAATATCTTATTGGCCGCAGAAAACTATGGACCTCTTTCCCTTTGATATCCCGAGTTCACCATGGATGGGTTTTAGATggtaattcctttttttttttttaccagcaATTGTTGGCCAGTGAAAATGAATTCTTTCTAAGCGGTGAAAAGTTTTTACTCCGTTTGATTGTTGAAACATCCTCCGTTTTCCCTGGTTACATCACGCCATGAGAGGGGAAGGAGAACAAAGTAAATTATAGGTGATGGTGGGACAGTCGGAGAACAAGGAAGTGGTGTTGCTTTGGTTTTAAGGCTACTTTTTGGGAGTGTGGGACAGATGGAAGGAGACAGACAGAAAGGGTGGGTGAGGTGGGAGAGATAAAGGGCACAGGTGGGGGAAAAAATTAATAGGGAATTTGGTGGGTTTTCAGCGTCAGAGGTTGGGAAAAGATGCGTCTCCTAACGTGGACCTGGTCACGGACTGCTGCCTTTTATTTCACATCTACCAAACGCCTAAACCTGACACCCCAAAGCTGTCTTCCAGGCCTTGCCAACCCAGCGAGGTAGGAGAAGCATCTTCCTTCACCCACCTCAGACTTTATAAAAGCATAGGCTTATTAAATTTAAAACGTAGTAGAATCATCATGGGGTTACTAACCCACCATCAGACCAAATAGGCTAAGTCTTAGCATTGTGTTCTTTTGAAATTAAGATAGACAACCACcttcttttttttggcctttttAGTATGTAACTTAGCCGGCCACTCATCTATAATGATTTGACGGCAAATGGAACCGTTATACCAAATCCACAAGTAAAAGACTTAATTAGAGCCTCTCATATGGCTGTCGGTTATTGCTAGTATTTAACTATTTACTATGCTTTCATTTAGTTTTTAATTCAACTTCGTGGGTACCTATGTCTTGTTTTATCCGCACTTATGTCTTTCTTAATATTTGTTTTTGTCAATTATGGTTAGTGTTTGGCTAATTTCTTTCTTTTACACTCGCCTCATCTTCTAAAGGTTGGCTCCAAACCGATTCAGACCCCATCCTTTTGTTTAAGTGGGAAAAGGTGATACTTTGCCATTAAAATGAAAGGCatgtttttttcttctttttttttttttaagaaaatatggaGGAAGTGAGTGAGTTCTGTTGGGGATAcccccgaccgactgacggagggcccgactgccggagggcccgatcgccggagggcccgaccgcccgtccgaccgccggagggcccgactgccggagggcccgacccccCGACCAACTGACGACCCGACcgcctccgacggacgactccgactggccgatagaccaTCCGACAgttggtcggggcgaccgactgacggatgccatcagcggttaACTACCGACCGGTCTACGGCCCATCGCCAgccgggggtatgtcgggcgtaaccatcccgaccgactgaactcgGGGGGCCTGAGGCCCGacttacatgatgctcgccgaccaatggaggggcccgacaccacttggCTGgttaccgactttgggtcggtcggctcctccaattaCCGTACAGCCGTcggacgttgtcagctctgacacggacaggcggcacagttacctaggggcattgtcccgccgagagccgggtcaaccctggtgattagacggccgcacggcgacatgacgttttcacggcggctctgacagcccacagtgagttgacagttcctcacttgtccgcgccattaatgacggcgccatacctagctccactatatataccagggaaggcaacagtgcaaagggggatccgcccgtctctcccagaTACGCAGGCTCGcgcctctccccctctctctctctctctctcttcctcagaGCTctttgtctgcatttcactgttgcccagtcacctctctgacttgaccgtcggagggtccccgccggagccgcctccggtcagtgcggacttccttttgcaggtgcacgcttcccgacgatcgggcgacgagacgattggccgcaacagattggcgtgccaggtaggggtggtctgcatgacaaagacaagagctcaacgatcgagagtcactgggtcggcgaggcgctcttcccgccgggaagaggcctcccagCCCCCCcgggcggcggagcctagctctccgcgccctgcagtgaccacggaggcccagattgcggccatcgtacggcagatgaccgtactggccgacgcagtcaaaagcctccagcagcagccgGCGGCCcaacctatgccttccaggagcagccgccgacggccgcgccgacccctgtcgcctccatgcgagcgctcccaacagcgctcccacggagaggaggagggacgaccacggcgtgacgaccgacggtcccagcggccctctccttccctgttggaacgggcaaggaaggagaagcggccgcgcacaccgtcggcctctctctcagaatcttccggaggctccacccctggggtctcccagcatcgacgagcggacgactacgagcgacggttcgaggaaatcgaccgccgactcgcccaactgcagatggacggtcagaggtcttcgaacgacgtcgacttccagaccgcccaacctctctcccgactggtcctcgacgagccgatttccaatcggttcaagatgccgcacgtggagccatacgacggctccaccgacccggtcgaccacctcgagagctacaaagctctcatgacgattcaaggggcaaccgacgctcttttctacATCGACTTCCCcgctacgctccgcaaggctgtcagggcttggtactccggtcttcgatcgggcagcatccattcctttgcgcagctcgagcactcgttcgtggcccatttcagcactagccgaaagccgccgcgaacgtcggacagcattttttccctcaagcagggggaaaacgagacgctccgacacttcgtggcgcgattcaacgcggccacgctcgaggtccgggacctcaacgaagacatggcagtttcagccatgaagcggggcctgaggtcgtcccgatttacttattctctggacaagaccctcccccgaacatacgtcgagctactggagcgcgcatacaagtatatgcgtgcggacgaaggagcgtccgaccgacgcttggcggagcccaggggtccgaaggagaagcggagaaaaggtcgggagcccgccgaacccagcaggcccccgaccaatagtcggctttctccaccccgacagatccaaaaatcaccccggcgACAGaccccgaggccggtgcgtcccaggtatgactcctacactcctctctccgctccccgtgcgcagatcctgatggagattgagggggaagaatacctgcgacggcctccgcctctgaaggcaaagggcctcgaccatcgaaagtactgccggttccatcggagccacggccacgacaccgagcggtgcatccagttgaaggatgagatcgaaaatctcatccgccgggggtatctcgacaAATTcaggaagggtccgccgacccaaccgattgccgaccgacgcccccagccgactgaagaggcgccgactaaccagccgacggtcggagtcatcaacatgatctccaagcggctgggaccggggacgtctacagagggggagccgacgaaaaagccgcgcccggacgacgtaatcactttcacagaagacgacgctcgggacatccagactccccacgacgacgctgttgttgtgtcagcgacaatagccaattatgatgtaaaacaaatttttgttgataatggaagttcgacaaatgttttgttttactcgacattctcccgaatgcgactgtcaactgaccgacttaggaggatccctgtgcccctgatcggctttgccggagacaccgtcatgacagagggagaaattaccctgcccgtgacagtcggcaccgaaccacggcaaagtacggtctccctcactttcgcggtcgcccaagttccttcggcctacaacgccatactcgggcgacccggattgaacgccctcaaggcgatcgtctcgacgtaccatctccttgttcgattcccgaccaaaaatggagtcggagaggtgcgcggagatcaacagctcgctcggcgatgcttccaaatctccgctcaaagcgacgggacgaaggatcctctgacaatcgacaaactggaccaaagggaggaggaagaacggggtttgcccgccgagcagctcgaggcaatcccgattgaagaaaatcccgacaggaaagtttgggtcgggtctcaattgcccgacaccgaacgtcaccgactggcggagctgctgacggccaacgccgacatattcgcttggtcggcggcggatatgtcgggcattcccccagaaacaattactcaccgactcaacatcgacccgacggtaaagccggtgaggcagaagaaaaggtccttcgccccagaaaggcagaaggccatcgacgaagaagtggacaagctgctcgaagcaggcttcattcgagaatccacgtatcccgattggctcgccaatgttgtcatggtcaagaaagccaacggaaagtggaggatctgcatcgactataccgacctcaaccgagcctgcccgaaggatagcttcccacttccgaagatcgaccagctggtggatgcgacatccggatttcgactgctcagcttcatggacgccttcgtcgggtacaatcagatccggatggcgcctgaagacgaggagcacaccgcgttcgtgactcccaagggcctctactgttatcgagtgatgcccttcggattgaagaacgccggcgccacttaccagcgactcgtcaataaggtcttcaaagaccagatcgggcgtaacatggaggtgtacgtggacgacatgctagtgaagagcacgcagatcccggatcatgttcgggatctcgaggagaccttccgcacccttcgatgacaccgaatgaagctcaacccgaccaattgtgctttcggggtgacctcaggaaagtttctcgGATtcttcgtttctcagagagggatcgaggccaaccctaagAAGATAAAGgtgatcctcgacatgcgtcatccgaacaccaagaaggaggtccaacagctgaacgaaaaaatcgtcgctcttagccgattcatttcccgatcggctgaaaggtgcctcccgttcttcaagactctgcgccaggcgaacggtttctcttggtcggatgagtgcgaacaggccttcgaagacctgaagaggtacttggcttccccaccgctgctcgtaaagccgcaagtcggggagaccttgtatctctacttggccacatcttccgaggcgatcagttcggtgcttgttcggaaaaatgagtgccgaactcattagcccatctactacactagcaaagtgctccacggagccgaagccagatactcggagacggaaaagatgattttcgccctgaccgtctccgcgcaacggcttcgaccatacttccaggcccacgccatcgtggtactcaccaaccagcccctgagggccatactgcgccgacccgacacatcgggatgactcgctaagtgggcaatgaagcttagcgagttcgacattcagtaccgaccaaggcctgccttgaaggctcaggtcttggccgacttcatcgccgaatgcccaacgaccgaccgagggtcgggagctgaagacccgggatgagatacggtctctgagccagacccgatctccacctgggtactccacatcgacggagcctccaacgctcagggaagcggggccggactcctgctcacgaattcggatggggtagtcaccgaatacgccctccggttcgatttcaaggcctccaacaatcaagccgaatacgaggcactcctcgcgggcttgaggatggcgagggaactgggcatcgacagcctccgggcattctccgactctcagctgatcgtggggcaggtcaagggcgacttcgaggcgcgagatccgaccatgatcaagtaccttcagaaggtaaaggacctcgtggcgcgcctccagtatttcgagatctcccacatccccagatcggagaatgcccgcgccgatgctctctccagattggcaacgtcggcctataactccttgggtcggacgttcg contains these protein-coding regions:
- the LOC105045893 gene encoding probable xylan O-acetyltransferase 10 — translated: MKPLSSSSSSSSHRKCPVSSYLLTFSFIIFVAILYGEDFSCILRQPFLQSQQLEDFEPQQRQQDTPKPKEKDEVVPFAVGETTPRGCNIFEGEWVYDEETRPQYGEEECPYIQPQLTCLAHGRPDTGYQHWRWQPHGCSLPSFNATLMLEMLRGKRMMFVGDSLNRGQYVSMICLLHRIIPESAKSMETFDSLTVFKAKDYNASIEFYWAPFLVESNSDDAVIHRVTDRIVRARSINKHAQHWKGVDILVFNTYLWWMTGMKMKILRGSFEGDMKDIVEMETEDAYRLALKRVVKWLEKNMDTHKSRVFFASMSPTHTSSKEWGGEPDGNCYNQTTPIKDPTYWGNSSSKGIMQVIKEVFSKSKVPITFINITQLSEYRKDAHTQIYKKQWSPLTAEQLANPKSYADCVHWCLPGLQDTWNELLYAKLFFP